Proteins found in one Maridesulfovibrio sp. genomic segment:
- a CDS encoding FAD-dependent oxidoreductase, translating to MKQVVVQIKIKPGEVNSPGAIRNEALKTAGLPDDKNISTRVLRRSIDARSRKPHFVMQVAIGDPESVEQKSSVFTPQPLNGKQIVIAGAGPAGYFAALTLLEHGIKPIIIERGRTVNDRRKDLKKIYTEDLINPDSNYCFGEGGAGTYSDGKLYTRATKRGNVGRILDLLIANGAPGDIRIDAHPHLGSNVLPRIVSKMREDILACGGEIHFNTRVDSFILDGDRMTGVIAAGNTIKADAVILATGHSARDIFHALADQDIKIEAKPFALGVRIEHPQPLIDKIFYHQSPRHENLPAASYRISTQAMGRGVFSFCMCPGGYIVPASTSPGELVLNGMSLAARNAPFANAGLVAEVKLEDLENQENPLCALEYQANAEKRMFAAGDGITQQAPAQRVTDFIAARTSKSIPKTSYIPGVYSAPVHELLPFIQSEALRNGLKALGKKFKGFDSEEAKVLAVESRTSSPVRIPRDRETLEHVQIKGFFPCGEGAGYAGGIISAAMDGEKCALAAAAKINE from the coding sequence ATGAAGCAGGTAGTAGTACAGATTAAAATTAAGCCCGGAGAGGTCAACAGCCCGGGAGCAATCCGCAACGAAGCGCTGAAAACAGCCGGATTACCCGACGATAAAAATATTTCCACCCGTGTGCTACGCCGCTCAATTGATGCCCGCTCCCGCAAACCGCACTTTGTGATGCAGGTAGCCATCGGGGACCCGGAATCAGTAGAACAAAAGAGTTCCGTCTTCACCCCTCAGCCCTTAAACGGGAAACAGATAGTTATAGCAGGAGCCGGACCCGCGGGATATTTTGCAGCCCTGACCCTGCTGGAACATGGCATCAAGCCGATCATTATAGAACGGGGCAGGACTGTTAACGACCGCCGCAAAGATTTGAAAAAAATATATACAGAAGACCTGATCAACCCTGATTCCAACTACTGCTTCGGTGAAGGCGGAGCAGGAACCTACTCCGACGGTAAACTCTACACACGAGCCACCAAACGCGGAAATGTGGGTAGAATTCTCGATCTGCTCATTGCCAACGGCGCTCCCGGAGACATTCGAATTGACGCCCACCCGCACCTCGGCTCTAATGTTCTTCCGCGCATTGTCAGCAAAATGCGCGAAGACATTCTCGCCTGCGGCGGAGAAATTCATTTCAACACCCGGGTAGATTCCTTTATTCTCGACGGAGACCGCATGACCGGGGTAATTGCCGCCGGTAATACAATCAAGGCCGATGCGGTAATCCTCGCCACCGGGCATTCAGCACGGGATATTTTCCACGCCCTCGCGGATCAGGACATTAAGATCGAAGCAAAACCTTTTGCTCTCGGCGTTCGCATCGAGCATCCCCAACCGTTGATTGATAAAATTTTTTACCACCAGTCCCCGCGCCACGAAAACCTACCTGCGGCAAGCTACCGTATTTCGACACAAGCCATGGGCCGCGGAGTCTTCTCCTTTTGCATGTGTCCCGGCGGATATATTGTACCGGCCTCCACCTCACCGGGGGAGCTGGTATTAAACGGAATGAGTCTGGCCGCGCGTAACGCCCCCTTTGCCAATGCCGGTCTTGTTGCGGAAGTTAAGCTTGAAGACCTCGAAAATCAGGAAAATCCGCTCTGCGCGCTGGAATATCAAGCTAATGCGGAAAAAAGAATGTTCGCCGCAGGAGATGGCATTACCCAGCAGGCTCCTGCCCAGCGGGTAACTGATTTCATTGCAGCACGCACCTCAAAATCAATCCCCAAGACATCATATATACCGGGTGTGTACAGCGCCCCTGTGCACGAGCTGCTGCCATTCATACAATCCGAAGCATTGCGCAACGGACTCAAAGCTCTGGGCAAAAAATTCAAAGGTTTCGACTCGGAAGAGGCAAAGGTGCTGGCGGTGGAATCGCGCACCAGTTCTCCTGTGCGCATCCCGCGTGACCGCGAAACACTGGAACATGTGCAGATAAAAGGTTTTTTTCCCTGTGGCGAAGGAGCAGGATACGCGGGAGGAATAATCTCAGCAGCTATGGACGGTGAAAAATGCGCCTTAGCCGCAGCCGCGAAAATTAATGAGTAA
- a CDS encoding D-amino-acid transaminase, giving the protein MSRTVYVNGAFVPEEEASVSIFDRGFLFADAIYEVTAVIDSKICEWEGHVARLERSLGEIGMGMPMSSEELLEIHRELVKRNDMEEGAIYLQITRGAIDRDFVMPKDLEQTVVLFTQAKKLTGEKKGLRVVSMPDIRWARRDIKTVQLLAASMVKTEAKKQGKDDAWMVEDGFVTEGSSNNTYIVTAEGKIITRNLSNSILPGITRKSVLRIAEEMKMEIEERPYTIEEAQKATEAFMTAATSFVTPVLEIDGVELGDGTPGPVSKRLCEVYIEEARKASC; this is encoded by the coding sequence ATGAGTCGTACAGTATATGTGAATGGCGCTTTTGTGCCTGAAGAAGAGGCTAGTGTTTCTATTTTTGACCGTGGTTTCCTTTTTGCGGACGCCATCTACGAAGTTACTGCTGTTATTGATAGCAAAATCTGTGAATGGGAAGGCCATGTAGCCCGTCTTGAACGTTCACTTGGAGAAATCGGCATGGGTATGCCCATGAGCTCCGAAGAACTGCTCGAAATTCACCGTGAACTGGTCAAACGTAACGATATGGAAGAAGGTGCAATCTATCTTCAGATCACCCGCGGCGCCATTGACCGTGATTTCGTAATGCCTAAAGACCTTGAGCAGACCGTGGTTCTCTTTACTCAGGCTAAGAAGCTGACCGGTGAAAAGAAGGGGCTGCGTGTTGTTTCAATGCCTGATATTCGCTGGGCTCGTCGCGACATCAAGACTGTGCAGTTGCTTGCCGCTTCCATGGTTAAAACTGAAGCCAAGAAGCAGGGTAAAGATGATGCATGGATGGTTGAAGATGGATTCGTTACCGAAGGTTCTTCCAACAATACCTACATCGTGACAGCAGAAGGAAAGATTATTACCCGTAACCTTTCCAACTCCATTCTTCCGGGCATTACCCGCAAGTCAGTACTTCGTATCGCCGAAGAAATGAAAATGGAAATCGAAGAGCGCCCCTACACTATTGAAGAAGCTCAGAAGGCTACTGAAGCTTTTATGACCGCCGCAACATCTTTTGTTACTCCGGTTCTTGAAATTGACGGCGTTGAGCTTGGTGACGGAACCCCCGGTCCGGTAAGCAAGCGTCTTTGTGAAGTTTACATTGAGGAAGCACGTAAGGCTTCCTGCTAA
- the dgcA gene encoding N-acetyl-D-Glu racemase DgcA has product MKISVVKDVFPLAQVFTIARGSRTEAVVLRVEIEEDGFTGRGECVPYARYNETVESVTAQIEGLKIPLTREELQSALKPGAARNAVDCALWDLEAKKTGTPAWKLAGISEPTPEVTAYTLSLGTPEKMEQQAAENSARPLLKTKLGGGIEDIARIEAVRRGAPDARIIVDANEGWTADVYREMAPVLVRLGVEMVEQPLPASDDDALLEIDRVLPVCADESCHDRDSLPALKGKYDMVNIKLDKTGGLTEALKLREAALAAGYDVMVGCMVGSSLAMAPAMLVASGASVVDLDGPLLLAEDREHPLEYDDKFVFPPQSELWG; this is encoded by the coding sequence ATGAAAATCTCGGTTGTAAAAGATGTTTTCCCGCTGGCGCAGGTTTTTACCATCGCGCGCGGTTCTCGTACCGAAGCCGTTGTGCTGCGGGTAGAGATTGAAGAAGACGGTTTTACCGGGCGTGGGGAATGCGTTCCCTATGCCCGTTATAACGAGACTGTGGAGTCCGTTACCGCCCAGATTGAAGGCCTGAAAATCCCGCTTACCCGTGAGGAATTACAGTCCGCGCTTAAGCCCGGGGCCGCTCGCAATGCCGTTGACTGCGCGCTCTGGGATCTGGAAGCCAAGAAAACCGGAACTCCGGCATGGAAGCTGGCAGGAATAAGCGAGCCCACCCCGGAAGTTACAGCCTATACTCTTTCTCTCGGCACACCGGAAAAAATGGAACAGCAGGCTGCTGAAAATTCAGCAAGGCCGTTGCTCAAGACAAAGCTCGGCGGCGGGATAGAAGATATCGCCCGTATTGAAGCTGTGCGTCGCGGTGCGCCGGATGCGCGTATAATTGTTGATGCAAATGAAGGCTGGACAGCTGACGTCTATCGCGAAATGGCTCCTGTGCTGGTTCGTCTGGGCGTTGAGATGGTGGAGCAGCCGCTGCCCGCATCCGATGATGACGCTTTGCTTGAAATCGACAGAGTGCTGCCGGTATGTGCGGATGAATCCTGCCATGACCGTGATTCGCTGCCTGCTCTCAAAGGCAAATATGATATGGTCAACATCAAGCTGGATAAGACCGGAGGTCTGACTGAGGCACTCAAATTACGGGAGGCTGCTTTAGCCGCCGGATATGATGTTATGGTCGGCTGCATGGTCGGTTCTTCGCTGGCCATGGCTCCTGCGATGCTTGTCGCCAGCGGAGCCTCTGTCGTTGATCTTGACGGTCCGTTACTTTTGGCCGAAGACAGAGAGCACCCGTTGGAATACGATGATAAATTTGTTTTTCCCCCGCAGAGTGAATTGTGGGGATAA
- the dgcN gene encoding N-acetyltransferase DgcN has product MFEAPYLLFLGDAPDALGAKMAQGIYDWRPEAVAGQFRMEGCKADLGIKDLTIKEAVEAGAKTLVVGVVNRGGIISDSWKTILVEALEAGMDVASGLHTLLRDQPELVAAAEKSGSKLHDVRIPNVKYPIATGKKRTGKRCLAVGTDCSVGKMYTALAIDREMKKQGLKSTFRPTGQTGILIEGNGVPLDAVIADFMAGSVEYLTPDNDPDHWDIIEGQGSLYHASYSGVTMALVHGGQPDALILCHEPTREHMRGLPDYQQPTLEELRDTALTLARVVNPECKAVAVSVNTQHMTEDEAMTYLAEVEKQMGIPAVDPFRQGASRLVEALV; this is encoded by the coding sequence ATGTTTGAAGCACCGTATTTACTTTTTCTCGGAGATGCTCCTGATGCACTGGGCGCTAAAATGGCTCAGGGTATTTACGATTGGAGACCTGAAGCCGTTGCCGGACAGTTTCGCATGGAAGGCTGCAAGGCCGACCTCGGAATCAAAGACCTTACTATTAAAGAAGCGGTTGAAGCCGGTGCCAAGACACTTGTTGTCGGCGTTGTAAACCGCGGCGGAATTATTTCCGACAGCTGGAAAACTATTTTGGTTGAAGCTCTTGAAGCTGGTATGGATGTCGCCTCCGGCTTGCATACTCTGCTGCGTGATCAGCCTGAGCTGGTTGCAGCTGCGGAAAAAAGCGGCAGCAAACTGCATGATGTGCGTATCCCCAATGTGAAATATCCTATTGCCACCGGTAAAAAACGCACCGGTAAGCGCTGTCTTGCCGTGGGAACCGACTGCTCCGTTGGTAAAATGTATACCGCACTGGCCATCGACCGCGAAATGAAAAAACAGGGCCTTAAATCCACTTTCCGCCCCACCGGCCAGACCGGTATCCTCATTGAAGGTAACGGCGTACCCCTTGATGCTGTAATCGCCGACTTCATGGCCGGTTCAGTTGAATACCTTACCCCTGACAACGATCCTGATCACTGGGATATCATTGAAGGGCAGGGCAGCCTGTATCATGCATCCTACTCCGGTGTGACCATGGCGCTTGTTCATGGCGGCCAGCCTGATGCTTTGATTCTTTGCCATGAGCCTACTCGTGAACACATGCGCGGTCTGCCCGATTATCAGCAGCCCACACTTGAAGAACTGCGCGATACCGCATTGACCCTTGCCAGAGTTGTAAATCCTGAGTGCAAAGCCGTAGCTGTTTCCGTAAATACCCAGCACATGACTGAAGATGAAGCTATGACTTATCTTGCCGAAGTGGAAAAACAGATGGGTATTCCCGCTGTCGATCCTTTCCGTCAGGGTGCATCCCGTCTGGTTGAGGCGTTGGTATAA
- the ablB gene encoding putative beta-lysine N-acetyltransferase encodes MSHDSILKVRNSIIQMGDYNDRIYLMSLSPEDEPYIVEELVSMAATKDLSKIFVKVPDAHASSFLDNGFEKEAHVPGMFGADDGHFLSFYRSSWRKEHTDGEELDRVLAVAESKKGKGNVSTLPSSLHMRRLGPEDAHALAHLYGRTFKTYPFPVNDPDFILQEMEEGVRFAGVFEEDRLVGASSAEVAADGQSAEMTDFAVNPDYRKVGIAGALLRSLEDDCAKSGIKCLFTIARACSYGINSLFSKGDYEFSGRLINNTNISGSLESMNVWYKCL; translated from the coding sequence ATGTCGCATGATTCCATTTTAAAAGTTAGGAACAGCATCATACAGATGGGGGACTACAATGACCGCATTTATCTAATGTCGCTGTCTCCTGAGGATGAGCCTTATATTGTAGAAGAACTTGTCAGCATGGCTGCCACAAAAGATCTCTCGAAGATTTTCGTTAAGGTACCTGACGCGCATGCCTCATCTTTTCTCGACAACGGTTTTGAGAAGGAAGCGCATGTGCCGGGAATGTTCGGTGCTGACGACGGTCATTTTCTGAGCTTCTATCGCTCTTCATGGCGTAAGGAGCATACCGACGGGGAGGAACTGGACCGAGTCCTTGCTGTTGCCGAAAGCAAAAAAGGGAAGGGAAATGTTTCAACTCTCCCGTCGAGCCTGCATATGCGTAGGCTTGGGCCGGAAGATGCGCACGCGCTAGCGCATCTTTACGGCCGGACTTTCAAAACCTATCCTTTTCCGGTAAATGATCCTGATTTTATTCTTCAGGAAATGGAAGAGGGAGTGCGCTTTGCCGGAGTCTTTGAAGAAGATCGACTTGTGGGGGCCTCTTCTGCGGAAGTAGCCGCAGACGGGCAAAGCGCAGAAATGACAGATTTTGCTGTTAATCCTGATTACCGCAAAGTGGGTATTGCCGGGGCTCTTTTGAGATCCCTTGAAGATGATTGCGCCAAATCAGGGATTAAGTGCCTTTTTACAATTGCCCGGGCCTGTTCCTATGGAATAAATTCCCTTTTTTCCAAGGGAGATTATGAGTTTTCGGGAAGACTTATTAACAACACAAATATAAGTGGTAGTCTCGAATCCATGAATGTTTGGTATAAATGTCTATGA
- the ablA gene encoding lysine 2,3-aminomutase, whose product MTVYTERQEALAGVIDDDSSKSDWTDWKWHVRNTIRTVSGFEKVLGIKFSDSERRKHELTLRKFPLAITPYYLSLIDVEDYENDPVFLQSFPSPEELKIERCDMSDPLHEDEDSPVPGITHRYPDRVLFHISNLCSMYCRHCTRKRKVGDQDSVPSRDQLEQGIEYIRNTPQVRDVLLSGGDPFMLSDEKLDWILTKIGEIEHVEVVRIGTRMPVVLPYRVTDDLVNMLKKHHPLWINTHYNHPREVTDSSRRALAKLADAGIPLGNQSVLLAGVNDCPRLIKSLNHKLVKNRVRPYYLYQCDLSEGLSHFRTPVGKGIEILESLRGHTSGFSVPTYVVDAPGGGGKIPVMPNYIVSWATNKVVLRNYEGVITTYTEPDSYECNYCDRNCTECNLQLKEDDAEEKAIGIEKLISDWDDTLSLTPEDNERAERNSDVA is encoded by the coding sequence ATGACTGTTTACACAGAGCGACAGGAAGCATTGGCCGGTGTGATTGATGACGATTCTTCTAAGTCCGACTGGACTGATTGGAAGTGGCACGTCCGCAACACAATCAGGACTGTCTCCGGCTTTGAAAAAGTTTTAGGTATCAAATTCAGTGATAGTGAACGCAGGAAACATGAACTGACATTGCGGAAATTCCCGCTGGCTATCACCCCTTATTATCTTTCACTCATTGATGTGGAAGATTATGAAAATGACCCTGTTTTTCTGCAATCATTTCCCAGCCCGGAAGAGCTGAAAATTGAACGTTGTGATATGAGCGACCCGCTGCATGAGGATGAAGACAGTCCCGTGCCCGGAATTACCCACAGGTATCCTGACCGGGTGCTTTTCCATATAAGTAATCTTTGTTCCATGTATTGCAGGCACTGCACACGCAAGCGCAAAGTGGGGGATCAGGATTCCGTTCCTTCCCGAGACCAATTGGAGCAGGGAATTGAATATATCCGCAACACTCCGCAGGTGCGCGATGTGCTGCTTTCCGGCGGTGACCCGTTCATGCTTTCGGATGAGAAGCTGGACTGGATTCTGACCAAGATAGGTGAGATCGAGCATGTTGAGGTTGTCCGTATCGGGACCCGTATGCCGGTTGTTCTGCCCTATCGAGTTACCGACGATCTGGTAAATATGCTTAAGAAGCACCATCCGCTTTGGATTAATACCCATTACAATCATCCCAGAGAAGTGACTGATTCTTCCAGAAGAGCTCTTGCCAAACTCGCTGATGCCGGGATTCCGCTCGGTAACCAGAGTGTGTTGCTGGCCGGGGTTAATGATTGCCCGCGTCTGATCAAGAGTTTAAATCATAAGCTGGTTAAGAACAGGGTTCGCCCCTATTATCTGTACCAGTGCGACCTCTCCGAAGGCTTAAGCCATTTCCGTACTCCGGTTGGTAAGGGTATTGAAATTCTGGAAAGCCTTCGCGGTCATACCAGTGGATTTTCTGTGCCGACTTATGTAGTCGACGCTCCCGGAGGAGGCGGTAAGATTCCGGTCATGCCCAACTATATAGTTTCATGGGCCACGAATAAGGTTGTTCTCAGAAACTATGAAGGGGTCATCACTACATATACAGAGCCAGACTCTTACGAGTGCAATTACTGCGACCGCAATTGCACCGAGTGCAACCTGCAGCTTAAGGAAGATGATGCCGAGGAAAAAGCCATCGGTATTGAAAAACTTATTTCAGACTGGGACGACACTCTAAGTCTGACACCCGAAGACAATGAAAGGGCGGAGCGTAATTCGGATGTCGCATGA
- a CDS encoding amino acid ABC transporter ATP-binding protein produces the protein MQDTISIENVHKWFDTNHVLKGIDLNVGNSDVVVVIGASGSGKSTLLRCVNRLETYTEGEISINGDKVPSDERKINSMRSRVGMVFQHFNLFPHMSVLGNVTEGPTQVRKMPKKEAKDLGMTFLDKVGLADKADAYPETLSGGQKQRVAIARALAMEPEVMLFDEPTSALDPELVGEVLTVMRDLADEGMTMMVVTHEMNFANEVADSVAFMDKGVILEQDTPSRLFSAPAEQRTQEFLSQIL, from the coding sequence ATGCAGGATACAATCAGTATAGAGAATGTTCACAAATGGTTCGACACCAATCATGTGCTTAAAGGGATTGATCTCAATGTGGGGAATTCTGATGTAGTCGTGGTCATTGGTGCCAGCGGGTCCGGTAAATCTACGTTGCTCAGGTGCGTAAATCGTCTTGAAACCTACACCGAGGGTGAAATCAGTATTAATGGTGACAAGGTGCCAAGTGACGAAAGGAAGATCAATTCCATGCGCAGCCGGGTGGGTATGGTTTTCCAGCATTTTAATCTTTTTCCGCATATGAGTGTGCTGGGCAATGTGACTGAAGGCCCCACTCAAGTGAGGAAAATGCCTAAAAAAGAAGCAAAGGATCTGGGTATGACTTTTCTGGATAAGGTCGGGCTGGCAGATAAAGCCGATGCCTATCCTGAAACATTGTCCGGCGGTCAAAAACAGCGGGTGGCCATTGCGCGGGCTTTGGCTATGGAGCCGGAAGTAATGCTTTTTGATGAGCCTACATCAGCCCTTGACCCGGAACTTGTCGGCGAGGTGCTCACTGTAATGCGTGACCTTGCCGATGAAGGCATGACCATGATGGTTGTGACGCACGAAATGAATTTTGCAAATGAGGTGGCCGATTCCGTGGCCTTTATGGATAAGGGAGTTATTCTGGAACAGGATACCCCCTCCCGTTTGTTCTCCGCTCCGGCAGAGCAGCGAACGCAGGAATTCCTTTCTCAAATTTTATAA
- a CDS encoding amino acid ABC transporter permease: protein MYFDFASLPEYIPYFLPAAWMTLEITVLGILLGLVLGLLTVFMRISDKKIFNLPAHAYIYVIRGTPLLLQLLFIYFGMRSLVGLSAMPAAVLALGIHNGAYIAEIFRGAIVSISSGQMEAARSIGMSYPRAMLRIVLPQAFKRAVPALGNQFIIALKDSSLASTITINELLLKSQQLASSNFMMMEMLSIAGMFYLIYTGAFTFLFHAIERKLDTSRA, encoded by the coding sequence ATGTACTTTGATTTTGCGAGTCTGCCGGAATATATCCCGTATTTTCTCCCGGCAGCATGGATGACCCTTGAGATTACCGTTCTGGGTATTCTTCTGGGGCTTGTCCTCGGCCTGTTGACCGTGTTTATGCGGATTTCCGATAAGAAGATTTTTAATCTTCCGGCTCATGCCTATATTTATGTAATCCGCGGGACACCGCTACTGCTGCAGTTGTTGTTTATCTATTTTGGGATGCGCAGTCTTGTGGGGCTTTCCGCCATGCCTGCCGCTGTTCTGGCTTTGGGGATTCATAACGGGGCATATATCGCCGAAATTTTCAGGGGCGCGATAGTTTCTATCTCCTCCGGACAGATGGAAGCTGCGCGCAGCATCGGGATGAGTTATCCGCGGGCGATGCTGAGGATTGTCCTGCCGCAGGCGTTCAAACGCGCAGTTCCGGCTTTGGGCAACCAGTTTATTATTGCTTTGAAGGATTCGTCCCTTGCCAGCACAATCACCATCAATGAACTGTTGTTGAAGTCGCAGCAGCTGGCATCTTCAAATTTTATGATGATGGAAATGCTGAGCATCGCGGGGATGTTTTATCTTATTTATACCGGTGCGTTTACATTTCTGTTTCATGCAATAGAAAGAAAGCTCGATACGAGCAGGGCCTAA